A part of Rattus norvegicus strain BN/NHsdMcwi chromosome 4, GRCr8, whole genome shotgun sequence genomic DNA contains:
- the Shh gene encoding sonic hedgehog protein precursor (The RefSeq protein has 5 substitutions compared to this genomic sequence), with the protein MLLLLARCFLVALASSLLVCPGLACGPGRGFGKRQHPKKLTPLAYKQFIPNVAEKTLGASGRYEGKITRNSERFKELTPNYNPDIIFKDEENTGADRLMTQRCKDKLNALAISVMNQWPGVKLRVTEGWDEDGHHSEESLHYEGRAVDITTSDRDRSKYGMLARLAVEAGFDWVYYESKARIHCSVKAENSVAAKSDGCFPGSATVHLEQGGTKLVKDLSPGDRVLAADDQGRLLYSDFLTFLDRDEGAKKVFYVIETREPRERLLLTAAHLLFVAPHNDSGPTPGPSPLFASRVRPGQRVYVVAERGGDRRLLPAAVHSVTLREEAAGAYAPLTADGTILINRVLASCYAVIEEHSWAHRAFAPFRLAHALLAALAPARTDGGGGGSIPAPQSVAEARGAGPPAGIHWYSQLLYHIGTWLLDSETLHPLGMAVKSS; encoded by the exons atgctgctgctgctggccagATGTTTTCTGGTGGCCCTTGCTTCCTCGCTGCTGGTGTGCCCCGGACTGGCCTGTGGGCCCGGCAGGGGGTTTGGAAAGAGGCGGCACCCCAAAAAGCTGACCCCTTTAGCCTACAAGCAGTTTATCCCCAACGTAGCCGAGAAGACCCTAGGGGCCAGCGGCCGATATGAAGGGAAGATCACAAGAAACTCCGAACGATTTAAGGAACTCACCCCCAATTACAACCCCGACATCATATTTAAGGATGAGGAAAACACTGGAGCAGACCGGCTGATGACTCAG AGGTGCAAAGACAAGTTAAATGCCTTGGCCATCTCCGTGATGAACCAGTGGCCTGGAGTGAAGCTTCGAGTGACTGAGGGCTGGGATGAGGACGGCCATCATTCAGAGGAGTCTCTACACTATGAGGGTCGAGCAGTGGACATCACCACGTCTGACAGGGACCGCAGCAAGTATGGCATGCTGGCTCGCCTGGCTGTGGAGGCAGGCTTCGACTGGGTCTACTATGAATCCAAAGCTCACATCCACTGCTCTGTGAAAGCAG AGAACTCCGTGGCGGCCAAATCTGGCGGCTGCTTCCCGGGATCAGCCACAGTGCACCTGGAGCAGGGTGGCACCAAGTTAGTGAAGGATCTAAGTCCCGGGGACCGCGTGCTGGCGGCTGACGACCAGGGCCGGCTGCTGTACAGCGACTTCCTCACCTTCCTGGACCGCGACGAAGGTGCCAAGAAGGTCTTCTACGTGATCGAGACGCGGGAGCCGCGGGAGCGTCTGCTGCTCACCGCCGCGCACCTGCTCTTCGTGGCGCCGCACAACGACTCCGGGCCCACTCCGGGACCGAGCCCACTCTTCGCCAGCCGCGTGCGTCCGGGGCAGCGCGTGTACGTGGTGGCTGAACGCGGCGGGGACCGCCGGCTGCTGCCCGCCGCGGTGCACAGCGTAACGCTACGAGAGGAGGCGGCGGGTGCGTACGCGCCGCTCACGGCGCACGGCACCATTCTCATCAACCGGGTGCTCGCCTCGTGCTACGCAGTCATCGAGGAGCACAGCTGGGCACACCGGGCCTTCGCGCCCTTCCGCCTGGCGCACGCGCTGCTGGCCGCGCTGGCACCCGCCCGCACGGACGGCGGGGGCGGGGGCAGCATCCCTGCCCCGCAATCTGTAGCGGAAGCGAGGGGCGCAGGGCCGGCTGCGGGCATCCACTGGTACTCGCAGCTGCTGTACCACATTGGCACCTGGCTGTTGGACAGCGAGACCCTGCATCCCTTGGGAATGGCAGTCAAGTCCAGCTGA